From a region of the Candidatus Jettenia caeni genome:
- a CDS encoding putative oxidoreductase has product MPNLQPKKQTTDIVVIGCGSGGGVIAKELSEAGLSVVVLESGKRFNPLLHYKTYEQNFEVTASEIFQPDNPQRDLYTCEGKWFGYNRVKGVGGSTLRYIGVVPRFHESDFRVRSEDGVSDDWPISYAELEPYYTKVEYELGVSGLDDTLANPFDPPRSKPYPTPPHEFNCASKAVKRGADKLGLHLTPAPLASPTRPWNGRPSCIECGGCMFGCFVTAKSSIDVTYVRKAEATGLVDIRTQSMAREITVRPDGKAHSVIYFDAGGNEQEICASAIVVAGNAVETPRLLLLSKSGLFPEGLANSSGLVGKYFTEHLALFCDGLFSERLDTWRGNPAGGIIQDFYETNKRNNFVRGWTIEVNNGGKWPLSVASKVNGWGKEHKVRMKEVFGYLVGLASIGEQLPDIRNQVTLDHDVKDHVGIPVPKLTNEPRENDRKMMKAILRSFKAVFEASGAREMWEPKMGASAHYLGTCRMGKNPDTSVVDPWCRTHDVPNLFIADSSVFVTGAAVNPALTIMALATRTAKGIIAGFKQGVL; this is encoded by the coding sequence ATGCCTAATTTACAACCAAAGAAACAAACCACAGATATAGTAGTTATAGGCTGCGGTAGCGGTGGAGGGGTTATCGCTAAGGAATTGTCTGAGGCAGGCCTGTCGGTTGTTGTTTTGGAGTCCGGCAAACGATTTAATCCTCTTCTTCACTATAAGACATATGAGCAGAATTTTGAGGTTACAGCCTCTGAGATATTTCAGCCAGATAACCCGCAGAGAGACCTCTATACCTGTGAAGGTAAATGGTTTGGTTATAATCGTGTCAAAGGAGTTGGTGGCTCAACATTACGATACATAGGAGTTGTGCCGCGTTTTCACGAATCAGACTTTCGTGTCCGTAGTGAAGACGGGGTATCGGATGACTGGCCAATCAGTTACGCTGAACTTGAACCCTACTACACGAAAGTCGAATATGAATTGGGTGTTTCCGGACTTGACGATACACTGGCTAACCCATTTGATCCTCCGCGGAGTAAACCTTACCCCACACCTCCCCATGAATTTAATTGTGCGAGTAAGGCGGTGAAGAGGGGGGCTGATAAACTTGGGCTGCATCTTACACCCGCGCCCCTTGCTTCTCCCACAAGACCATGGAATGGAAGACCCTCATGTATAGAATGCGGCGGTTGTATGTTCGGATGCTTCGTTACTGCCAAATCCAGTATTGATGTAACGTATGTTCGTAAGGCTGAAGCTACCGGGCTTGTGGATATTCGGACGCAATCTATGGCACGTGAAATTACGGTCAGACCAGACGGTAAAGCACACAGTGTGATTTATTTCGATGCCGGAGGTAATGAACAGGAAATATGCGCATCTGCAATTGTTGTGGCTGGTAACGCAGTAGAGACACCCCGCTTGCTCTTACTCAGTAAATCAGGACTATTCCCGGAAGGTCTGGCCAATTCAAGCGGCCTTGTCGGCAAGTATTTTACCGAGCACCTGGCCCTCTTTTGTGATGGATTGTTTTCTGAGCGTTTAGACACATGGCGGGGTAACCCTGCAGGCGGAATAATACAAGATTTCTATGAGACAAATAAACGTAACAATTTTGTGCGTGGCTGGACAATTGAGGTAAATAACGGCGGGAAATGGCCATTATCAGTAGCATCAAAGGTTAACGGTTGGGGCAAAGAACACAAAGTGCGTATGAAAGAGGTTTTTGGCTACCTTGTTGGCCTTGCTTCCATCGGTGAACAGTTGCCTGATATCCGTAACCAGGTGACATTGGACCATGATGTGAAAGATCATGTGGGGATACCCGTACCGAAATTGACCAATGAGCCGCGTGAAAACGATCGTAAAATGATGAAAGCAATCCTTCGGAGTTTTAAAGCTGTCTTTGAAGCATCAGGTGCCAGAGAGATGTGGGAACCCAAGATGGGAGCTTCGGCACATTATCTGGGTACTTGCCGGATGGGTAAAAATCCCGATACATCCGTTGTCGACCCCTGGTGCCGTACACACGATGTCCCTAATCTTTTTATTGCAGATAGCAGCGTCTTTGTAACGGGCGCCGCAGTCAATCCTGCACTTACTATTATGGCGTTGGCTACACGTACAGCCAAGGGTATTATAGCCGGATTTAAACAAGGAGTATTATGA